The following proteins are co-located in the Pseudomonas antarctica genome:
- a CDS encoding DNA topoisomerase III, producing the protein MRLYLCEKPSQAKDIAAVLGASRRGDGCWLGNGVTVTWCIGHLLETAPPDAYDAKYKRWVLADLPIVPEKWKMLVKPKTASQFKAVKRLLGEAQELVIATDADREGEMIARELVEHCRYRGPIQRLWLSALDDASIRKALAALKPGAETFSLYHSALGRSRADWLIGMNMSRLFTLLGRQSGYQGVLPVGRVQTPTLRLVVDRDRSIADFVPVAYWAIDVDLRHERMTFTAQWRASEDACDDQGRCLNPQLAREAADAMTNAGTARLMKLRTERMREVAPLPFDLGTLQEICSKKLGLGAQETLDVAQSLYETHKVITYPRSDCGYLPLSQHGDAPKILAALGRADAAVNELMPHIDPQRRSRAWNDAKVSAHHGIIPTGAGKDVGQLTGKHRAVYTLIRARYLAQFLPNHEYDRTQADFDCAGQALRAVGKVIIEPGWKRALPEALAPAKGREAAAPQALPTLVQGQDYAVAKVNLKDLWTQPPKPFTEGDLIKAMKNVAKLVEDPLLKQKLKDTTGIGTEATRAGIIQGLLDRGYLVKNGKALSATAAAFSLIDAVPRAIADPGTTAIWEQALDMVQSGEMSLEEFVAKQAAWMSKQVARCNGMRMTISGPASPAGRGATPWKKKRKSTPRKTTATPTKRAKKPTNAG; encoded by the coding sequence ATGCGGCTGTACCTCTGTGAAAAACCCTCCCAGGCCAAGGATATCGCGGCCGTACTCGGCGCCAGTCGCCGTGGCGATGGCTGCTGGCTGGGCAATGGCGTCACAGTGACCTGGTGCATCGGCCACCTGCTGGAAACCGCCCCGCCCGATGCCTACGACGCCAAATACAAGCGCTGGGTGCTGGCCGACCTGCCGATCGTCCCGGAAAAATGGAAGATGCTGGTCAAGCCCAAGACCGCCAGCCAGTTCAAGGCGGTCAAGCGTTTGTTGGGGGAAGCGCAGGAGCTGGTGATCGCCACCGACGCCGACCGTGAGGGCGAGATGATCGCCCGTGAACTGGTGGAGCATTGCCGTTACCGCGGGCCCATCCAGCGGTTGTGGCTGTCGGCGCTGGATGACGCCTCCATTCGCAAGGCCCTGGCCGCGCTCAAGCCGGGCGCCGAGACCTTCAGCCTGTATCACTCGGCCCTCGGCCGCTCGCGCGCCGACTGGCTGATCGGCATGAACATGAGCCGTTTGTTTACCTTGCTCGGGCGCCAATCCGGTTATCAAGGCGTGTTGCCGGTGGGCCGGGTGCAAACCCCGACGTTGCGCCTGGTGGTGGACCGCGACCGCAGCATCGCAGACTTTGTGCCGGTGGCTTACTGGGCCATCGATGTCGACTTGCGCCATGAACGCATGACCTTCACCGCGCAATGGCGCGCCAGCGAGGACGCCTGTGATGATCAGGGCCGCTGCCTGAACCCCCAGCTGGCTCGGGAAGCGGCCGATGCGATGACCAATGCCGGGACTGCGCGCCTGATGAAACTGCGCACCGAACGCATGCGCGAGGTAGCCCCCCTGCCCTTCGACCTCGGCACATTGCAGGAAATCTGCTCCAAGAAGCTCGGCCTCGGCGCCCAGGAAACCCTGGATGTCGCGCAATCCCTTTACGAAACCCACAAGGTCATCACCTACCCGCGCAGTGACTGCGGCTACTTGCCGTTAAGCCAGCACGGCGACGCGCCAAAGATCCTCGCAGCGTTGGGCCGTGCGGATGCGGCGGTGAACGAGCTGATGCCGCATATCGACCCGCAACGCCGTTCGCGGGCCTGGAACGACGCCAAGGTCAGCGCGCACCACGGCATCATTCCTACCGGCGCAGGCAAGGATGTCGGGCAGCTCACCGGCAAACATCGTGCGGTCTATACCCTCATTCGTGCGCGTTATCTGGCGCAGTTCCTGCCCAACCATGAATACGATCGTACCCAGGCGGATTTCGACTGCGCCGGCCAGGCGTTGCGTGCAGTCGGCAAGGTCATCATCGAGCCGGGCTGGAAACGCGCGCTGCCCGAAGCGCTGGCGCCCGCCAAAGGCCGAGAGGCCGCCGCGCCACAAGCGTTGCCGACGCTGGTGCAGGGCCAGGATTATGCGGTGGCCAAGGTCAACCTCAAGGACCTCTGGACCCAACCGCCCAAGCCATTCACCGAAGGCGACTTGATCAAAGCGATGAAAAACGTCGCCAAACTGGTGGAAGATCCGCTGCTCAAGCAAAAACTCAAGGACACCACCGGCATCGGCACCGAAGCCACGCGCGCCGGGATCATCCAGGGCCTGCTGGACCGTGGTTACCTGGTCAAAAACGGCAAGGCGCTTTCAGCCACTGCGGCGGCGTTCAGCCTGATCGACGCGGTGCCACGGGCGATCGCCGACCCCGGCACCACCGCGATCTGGGAGCAGGCACTGGACATGGTGCAAAGCGGTGAAATGAGCCTGGAAGAGTTCGTCGCCAAGCAGGCCGCCTGGATGAGTAAACAAGTGGCGCGCTGCAATGGCATGCGCATGACCATCAGCGGCCCGGCCAGCCCTGCGGGCCGAGGCGCTACGCCGTGGAAAAAGAAACGCAAGAGCACACCGCGCAAAACGACAGCCACCCCCACCAAGCGCGCGAAAAAACCGACAAATGCTGGATAA
- a CDS encoding CBS domain-containing protein has translation MKTVAQVLKAKDQKNHDVHTIQWDHTVFEALVRMSEKNVGALPVVKEGTVVGIISERDYARKLILKGLSSVTTRVDEVMSSPVITVDTHKSVEECMNIMTDSHLRHLPVVEDGKLLGLLSIGDLVKEAIAEQADLIKQLEQYIRGE, from the coding sequence ATGAAAACCGTTGCACAAGTGCTCAAAGCCAAGGACCAGAAGAATCACGACGTCCACACAATCCAATGGGACCACACCGTGTTTGAGGCACTGGTGCGGATGTCCGAGAAGAACGTCGGGGCCTTGCCGGTCGTCAAAGAAGGCACGGTTGTAGGGATCATCAGCGAACGTGATTACGCACGTAAACTCATCCTCAAAGGCTTATCGTCGGTCACCACAAGGGTTGATGAGGTGATGAGTTCACCGGTGATAACCGTCGATACCCATAAAAGTGTCGAGGAATGCATGAACATCATGACCGACAGTCACCTGCGCCATTTGCCGGTTGTCGAAGACGGCAAACTGCTGGGCCTGCTCTCCATCGGTGACCTGGTCAAGGAAGCCATTGCCGAACAGGCTGACCTGATCAAGCAACTGGAGCAGTACATCCGCGGCGAATAG